The Terriglobales bacterium genomic interval GGAGGCGTCCACGAACTTTCCGTTGGCCAGCACCGTGCGCTCGCGCCGCACCACGTCGTAGTCCACCGCGAAGTGGTATTCCGCCCGGGTGGCGTGCGCGGTCTCGGCGTACAGCAGATGGTTGCCGTACTCGCGCTCGCGCTGCGGCTTCAAGGGAAGGTCGCTGCTTTGGGAAAGCACGCGTACTTGCTGCCACTCGTCGGAGTGCGCCAGCGGGATCCAGACACGCAGGCGCTGGCCGGGAGCGACGTTCTTGATGGTGAAGGAGTAGTGGAAAGTGAAGTGATGGGGCGCGGTCTGGGCGGCGGCGGCCACGCCCAACATCACGGCGGCGGACAACAGGCACAAGGCTCGACGGAGCATGGGAACTCGTCCTTTCTTCCTCGTTGGATCTTCGAAGCTCTGGGAAACGGCCGACGGGCGTCTTAGGCGGGCTGCTGTCAGGTGAAGCCGTGGCGGAAGGAGGCCATACGGGCGCTAAGGATGCCTCGCCGCACCGGCGGGATGCAAGAGTTTTGGGGCGGGCCACCTCGGATGTGGCCGGGTAGCGTGGCCAGCCCGTCCTCCCGCCTCCCGGGCACCCCCACGGTAAACGCAACATCTTGTGGTCTCGATCCGGCCAAGCGCGATTCCTCGTACTTTCTCCCAGGAGGCCCTGCTTGGGCCGATCTCGGTATGGCGACCTGGAAAAAACCTGTTGACACAGAACGATTTGGAGGTAGGATGTGGGACCAAGTGGAACAGAGTGGAATCGGCTTCGTGGCCGGTGGGCCTTTATGTCCTGCGGTGGAGAGCAGGGGGAATGAAGGATAAGACACCGAAAGACGACCACAATCAGCCCACGATTCCGGAATTGATCACCGCTTTTGCCTCCATGGCTGCCCTCGCGGCGGCCCATACGCAGTCCAAGGCCCCGGGAAAGCGGGGCCGGTCCTATGTTTCGCGGCAATTATCCAACCCGTGTGGACGAAAAGGGACGGCTCAAGGTCCCTGCAGAGTTCAAGCGCCTGATCGACGAGAAATACGGCGCGCAGTTCTACATCACCAGCCTGGACGGCAAGGTGGCGTTGATCTACCCCTTCGAGGAGTGGCAGCGCATCGAGGAGAGGCTGGCCCGCCTCTCCAACTTCAACCCTACCAAGAAGAAGTTCCTTACCCGGACCAACTACTACGGGCAGATGGTGGAGATGGATGCCCAGGGACGGCTGTTGATTCCCGCCCTGCTGCGCCAAGTGGCCCAGATCCGGGGCGAGGTGGCGGTCATGGGATACCAGGTGTACCTGGAAGTGCGCAGCGAAGAAGCCCTGCGCAAGGATGTGGCGGAACCGTTCACGGCTGAGGATGAGAAGACTCTCGACGAACTACTGGGTACCTAGTGGTCGGGACAGAGAAAGGGCACGACGCCCCCCAGCGGGGCGGACATGGCGGTGGCAAAGCAGCTGGCCATGTTTCGGTTCTTTTAGAAGAAGCGATCGATTTCCTGGCCATCCGGCGCGGCGCTACCTGTATCGACGCGACCTTGGGTGCGGGCGGGCACAGTTTCGCTATCGCAAGACGCCTCGGCGCACCGGGTCATTTGATTGCCTGCGATAGGGACCCGCAGGCGCTGGCTCTGGCCCAACGGCGTTTGCTCCAGCCGCCGCCCGAGCTGGTCTCCGACTGGCCCCGGGTGACGCTGCTGCAGGGCCCGTTTTCCGCGCTCCCCGGGCGCATCCCGGCGGGCTCGGCCGACGGCCTGCTGGCCGACCTCGGCCTCAGCTCCCTGCAGTTGGAGGACGCCGGGCGCGGATTCAGTTTTCAGGCGGAAGCCAAGCTCGACATGCGGATGGACCCGCAGCAAGAGCTCTCCGCCGATCAAGTGGTAAATCGCTTCAGCGAGCGCGAGCTCGCGGACGCGATTTACGAATTCGGTGAGGAAAGGAGGTCGCGGAGAATCGCCAGAGCCATTGTCCGGGCGCGGCCGATAGAAACAACCGCTCATCTTGCACGAGTCATATCGGCCGCGCTCCGGCCAATGAAACCCGGGCGCATCCATCCCGCGACGCGCACCTTTCAGGCTCTCCGGATTCTGGTCAACCGCGAGCTGGACGAGTTGCGGGCGCTGTGCGACGCCGCGCCCGCGCTCCTCAAGCCGGGAGCGAGGCTGGTGGTCATCAGCTTCCACTCCCTGGAGGACCGCATCGTGAAAGACGCCCTGCGCGAGGGCGCGCAACGGGGGCTCTACCGGATCCTGACCCGCAAGCCGGTGGTCCCCACGGCACAGGAGATCGAACGCAACCCGCGGGCCCGCAGCGCCAAGCTGCGCGCCGCGGAGAGACTTTAGAGGTTCGCGCTCCGCCGGCCGGAAGGGCCGGCAGGAGCCTGGGTTTCCGGGGCGGCATCGCCTCTCTAGACTAGGGCGAACAAGATGTTCCACAACCAACCTACCTTCTCGGTGCCGCCCCGGGAAGAGTTGGGAAAGAGGTTCGGAGGTGAAGGCCATGTATACGGGCACGATGATCGAAGAGCTGATCCAGGCCGTCATGCACGCCGAAGAGCAGGCCCGGAAGCAGATTCCGGCGCCAGCGGTGGTGTGGGTGGCTGCGGCGCCTCCGCCGCCAGCCCCGCTCCTGCTCGCGCGCGCTGACTCCTACCTCGGGCCGATGGTGGGGGTGGCGTGATGGCGGCAGGCGCGCTGGCCGGCACTCCGCAGATCCGCTCCCCGTGGGGCCCGAGCCTGCGCCCGCGTGCGGCGACCGCGCTCCGGGGCACGCCGGAGATCTATTTCGCCAAGGCGATCGACAACTCCCGCCTGGTGAAGGTCGCCGACCGGCAGCGCAACCGCGAGATGGCGGTGTTCGTGGCCACCCTGTGCGTGCTGTTCGCGCTGGTGATGGTCTATGCCTGGCAGCACTTCAGCGCCATCGAGTACGGCTACAAGATCGAAGCGCAGCGCACCCAGCGCGACAGTCTGGTGGAACTGAACCGGACCCTTCGCCTGGAGGAAGCTTCGCTGCGCGATCCCGAGCGCATCGACACGCTGGCGCGGCAGATGGGGTTGGAGATGCCCCAGGCCGGCCAGGTCATCTCCCTGGAGCTGCCTGCGGGCAACGCGGCCGCGCCCGTGCTGGCGCGGGCGGCGGCGGCCCCGGTGGTCACCGTGGAGCAGTGAGGGCGCCCGGTAACAAGATCCGGCCTGACTTCAACCAAAGTTCATGACCGGGAGAGATGGCGGCCCTTCGCGGCCGCCATCTCGTTCTTTCGCAACCAGGACTGGGCAACATGGCGGGCGTTCCGCAGAACGGCTCCAAGCAGCGGCTCTACCTCCTGGGAGGCATCCTCGTCCTCTGGGCGCTGGCCATCGCCGGCCGCCTGGTGCAGTTGCAAGTGCTGGACTTCGGCGAGTTCACCCAGCGCGCCCAACGCCAGCAGCAGCGCTCGATCGAGGTCGCCCCCCGCCGCGGCGTCATCTACGACCGCAACGGCCACGAACTGGCCATGTCCAT includes:
- a CDS encoding division/cell wall cluster transcriptional repressor MraZ, with product MFRGNYPTRVDEKGRLKVPAEFKRLIDEKYGAQFYITSLDGKVALIYPFEEWQRIEERLARLSNFNPTKKKFLTRTNYYGQMVEMDAQGRLLIPALLRQVAQIRGEVAVMGYQVYLEVRSEEALRKDVAEPFTAEDEKTLDELLGT
- the rsmH gene encoding 16S rRNA (cytosine(1402)-N(4))-methyltransferase RsmH, with the protein product MVGTEKGHDAPQRGGHGGGKAAGHVSVLLEEAIDFLAIRRGATCIDATLGAGGHSFAIARRLGAPGHLIACDRDPQALALAQRRLLQPPPELVSDWPRVTLLQGPFSALPGRIPAGSADGLLADLGLSSLQLEDAGRGFSFQAEAKLDMRMDPQQELSADQVVNRFSERELADAIYEFGEERRSRRIARAIVRARPIETTAHLARVISAALRPMKPGRIHPATRTFQALRILVNRELDELRALCDAAPALLKPGARLVVISFHSLEDRIVKDALREGAQRGLYRILTRKPVVPTAQEIERNPRARSAKLRAAERL
- a CDS encoding cell division protein FtsL, yielding MAAGALAGTPQIRSPWGPSLRPRAATALRGTPEIYFAKAIDNSRLVKVADRQRNREMAVFVATLCVLFALVMVYAWQHFSAIEYGYKIEAQRTQRDSLVELNRTLRLEEASLRDPERIDTLARQMGLEMPQAGQVISLELPAGNAAAPVLARAAAAPVVTVEQ